The DNA sequence tCCAACAGTTCTTCATAGCATCATTATAGTACATGAAAATAGGACACGGACAAGTATCAAGTGTCACAGACGTCCCATaaggttttgaataaatattattGAGGATAAGTATTCAATGTCACAAATGAGCTGGCAGGTGCTTTAGTTACCATCATAGTTCTTGGAATCTtgttcctttatatatatatatatatataatttttttttaagtatcaCTGTTTTCAACACTGAAGTCTTCTTTTATTATCAAATTCCAACAACGAAACAGCTCACAATGGTACTCATGATGAGATTATGTAACCTCATAAATCAAACTCAATAATGAAGCATTGTCTCTATGTCTTCTTTGTCAAACATTGAATTTTCCTTTAGACCAAACTTTTAGTGTAAAAAAAGccaataaataaaacaaccaCTAAAAACTACATACGTACATAGATATTTCAAACTCCACCCAAATTTCATGTGAATGAACAGCTCATCAACCAGCATCTCATTATGTTCATGGGTGGAGTTTGGGACCCTCTTATCCCCATCCAATATAAAAAGGGTGGCAGTTCTATTGTCAGTTTGCAACCCATAGATGTAGATGTTTGTGGTCCCTGAATATTCTTGACACAAAGATAAGAAGACTTATTAATCACACTCAAACCTTTTGAAATGATCAAATGATCAGGAAGAGAGCATGGAAGATATCCTCTTCAGAGAAGCAGCAATTGAACATGGAGATGAGCAACTGAAAGACCGGCAACATGAACCAAGCTTCGGCTGGTGGCTGCTTCGACTGCAACATATGCCTGGACTTCGCCGTCGACCCTGTGGTTACCCTTTGTGGTCATCTCTATTGTTGGCCTTGCATTTACAAGTGGTTGCAAGTCCAGGCTGAGGAGGTGGAACAGCAATGCCCCGTCTGCAAAGCAACTCTCTCTGAGAATACCTTGGTTCCGCTCTACGGCCGTGGCCATTACACAACTGACGGCAAGCAATCAAACAGTCAAGTGCCACAGCGCCGACCTGCGGTCAAGTATGATAATAGTGATATACAACACCTTGTTCATCACCACCAGCACCAACGGCGACAATACCTTGAGAGTCACATTGATACTTACAATGGTAATCTGCATTCTGGTTCGGCGGAGAATAGAGTGATGTCCTCCAGAGATGTGCTTGGAGGGATAGCTAGTGCGGTGGTTCCATGGGCGTTCCGTGGACAAGCGCCAGGGATGTACAACTTCAGCATGAATCATCAGACGGGGAATGTGGAGGACTTGAGACTGAGGCAGCATGAAATGGAGAGTGAGAAATCACTGTACCAGATCTGGATCTTTCTCTCTTGCTGTGCATTGCTGTGCCTCATCCTCTTCTGATCATTTGAGACAACTCATTGGTTTACTGTTCTGCTTGAAATGCTGTAAATAAGATGTACGTAGATGCTAATAAGCATGGCCTCATCAAGCAAATAATTAGAATCATAGATGCTAAGATGATTTTGAAAAGAGAGGTTGAGCGGTATTGATACCGAGATGCTGATGATGGTTGAGTAGACACTGCAGGTAGTCTGTATTTGCATGATTGCATTACTTTTGAGATTGTGTAAGCATCTAGCATAAACAATGAGTTGTGAATGTCTTCATTTCACTTTTGAAAAATCAACTACTAAGATTGAACAATAGAAAGATACCATAATGCAGAAATCTATTGTGAAATTGAAGCCTGAAGAGAGAAAAGCTCCAAAATGCTATAATGCAAGCATCCAACTGACAGCCTGCAAAACAGCAGAATATGTTTAATTGGCATTATGTTAATCAGCTCTAAAAATACAGTCTAGGATCATAAATTTATAAGAATAGTCTCAGAACATTATGTTAATGAACTAATACCAAGCAAAAGTcacaaataatagaaaatagtaAGTAAATAAGACAGCACCAATTCAATTTAATAACTACTCCTGCAGGAAAAAGATTTACCACATTTAATCATTTATAACAATTTGGTTGCGTAGATAATACAGTCAACAAACCCATGTGGGAGTTTCAAAATCATTTGGTCACCATCTATTCATACCTGATCCTGGACACCAGCTATGTATAAGCAATTATAGGCATGTGATCTGATCTTATCCATTCCTTTGGCTGATAAGAGATGTGGCCGAGGGTGTTGTCTTGTTTTTTTCCGGTCAATCAATCATCCTATTTAAACTTTACTTACATAGAACGCGACTTCTCGCATATCCATAATGATTTTGCCGCATTTAACCACCTGAAAACAACCTCGAGTTTTGATGGATAAAACACTGATAGACAAATAAAAGGTTTCAACTTATACAATGTATTAAAAGAAACCAAAACCGAACACAACTTGATCTTGATAATGACACATTAAACTTCTTGCTACAAGAGATATGTACATTGCTGCTTTTTTTTAGAGTTTCTTGAACTGATTTCTTAAATTTACAGATAAgaccaaacacacacacacacacacacacacacacactggCCTCCCTAAGTCCACGCCTGATTTCAAAGATAGCCAACTTGATCGAGAGTCGCCATGATCCCCTTCACTAACCTGGTTCCTCATGATCCTAAATCTCCAATTGTCAAAGCATTAGAgggttacaaataaaatataaaataaaacaaaataacggggaagagaaagagaagagtgGGCTATTATCATCGCCATATAAGACTAACAAAAGTTTATAGTGAATAGAGCTAATAGGTTGATCACCATTTATACAAAGTATAAATACACAGAAAAGAACCATACTAGCTCCaactcaatcctctccaataaTGTTGCTCATATGATTCCTTGTTATTACTTAAGTCGTGCTGGTTGTCCACctttaggaaaaaaaagaaacagcAAAAACCGAAGCAAATGGAAAAACAAAGAGCACAGACAAAGCAAGGTTTCTGACTGTGTACTAACCACCTTCTCTAGACCTTTCTACTTTacaagtgaaaatgaaaaatattcttcaaaaatatatgatattgcAGCACAATAATGGTTCCCATCGCAAAACGCAAGTGTTGTAATCAGAATGAGAGAGAGATGGTTAGTGTAAACACAATTGAAATGCATTTAAGTGCGAGCCATGTATCAAGCCAGCTGATACAAACCTAAAGCAGAAGCCTGAATTTGCACTATGAACAGGGCAGATTATAGATGGTAGATTGACCATATCATATAGGAATGGGAATTATGGAAAGAAGTAACAGACCAAGCATTGTCAACGTAAATTTGAACACAACAGtaacagcagcaacaacaatagATTATATACAAAATCAAGGTGCAAGCCAAAATGGGTGCCACTTGGGCTATAGAAAAACCGAATAGAAGATATGGCCACGCATGCTAACCAAAAACAGACCTTCATCACACATTTAAATACGATAAAGAACCAGAACATTTCTCCTTCTGGCACAATATGAAGGAAAAGTGCAACTTGTCACTATATAACAAGACATCTGCAATAAGCAATAGGGTTCATCACATCTTTATTGTAAATGAAAGCTATCATCTTTCAGGAACCTTGTTCAAAGCCATAAACATTATCCTTCGCTTTCTAGAGACAATATCTAATTTCAATATCAGATCCTCCCATTCAGCTTTGCCAATGATAGGCAGAACCTAGAAACAATTAGAAGTCCTATATTTCCATGCCCAACATTTAAGGGCCATCTTCAAACATCAAATTTCTTTGTTACTATTTCTTTTAGGTTCTTTTAGAATATATGCCAAAGTAAATTTAGACATTTGTTGGTAAAGACTCATAAATACTGCAATTGCAATATGCCCCTAGAACATAATTGTTTATGCAAATACACACTAGGTAAagtttttattacaatttttttcacatcAGCTCAGACAGGATCATTTTACAAAATTGAGTTAAgctaatttcttatttattttcgtTAAAAAAGATACCCCAATGATTTTCACAAAGAAACATAccccaattttaattttgcataTTGTGAAACCTATTTCAATTATGTCTCAATATGTAGATTAGTGGCACTAATCATTGATTATACCTGTCCTCTATCCTCCGCAACTTGAGTGCAAAGTTTGGGAATAGCAAGCCAGTGTCTTGCACCAAATCAAAGAGTAGAAATGAGCATAAATGTCTTCTACGGGTATCTCATAATGATGCCATAGTAAAGGAACCACTTCCAATATTCTATTCATCATCACTATCAGCATAATCATTAGTAAAAACAATAGTGTGCTTTTCAAACTACATGATAGACTAGCACGCAGAACCCTGGACTGCAGATCAGTAGCTCAAAAGATGCTTACAGGATGATGCTCATAAACCAAGAACCTAAGAGAAGAGGACATCAGCACCTACCTTCTAGATGCAATACATCAAAGATAAAATTGGCAGATTTTGGAACAActaaatttattcaaataagaaACACAACTAATAGTCTAACAATCAAGGTCACAGTTTTATAACAAAGTCTAACAATATACTTTACTTGGAATAAGGGCCGGTTACTATAAAAACATGAATGGCAATCATATAAAAACTTGACctatcaaattatataataaaaatttgtcaGGTCCATCAATATAACTGTCAACacaaaaaccaaatgaaaacaCACACCAGTTCACCGTTCAAAACAAATGGGATGCAAATCAGATGTGCAGTATTAGACAATAATAGGGGActcctatatatattaaattaatggtAGCAATCCAAAATCAAAACTCTCTGATCCACAAACTGCTGTTCATTTGTAAGAGCTAAAGGCATCATTTACTTCAGTAAATTTGCCTGGAAGAATCAAACAGAATATAATTCAAATCATGGCACCCATATGCCACATCCAATAATTGAGTGACCCATGAAGCTGATGTCAATTCAAGTCTTATCATCAAATCAGTCTTTTGATCAGGTTACAAGAACACATTTCATCCTCATTAtaatttggaaacataatctTCACAACTTTCCAGATTAAGAGTCTAGAAGAATGTGAAACTGATTAAATGAACAAACCAACAAAGTCGGAAGCTCCagaatcaaaataacaaaatcttCAGCCCAGGGGATTATGGTACTCTCCACATTAACGCGAACCAGatccaaaagaaaattaaatttgttaatcaTCACATGGCATGATTTAGATCTAAGAATAATAACATTTGTTCTACTCTTCAATGGAACCATTATAAAGAGGGTTGTTCCATCCCACCATTTAACTTTCAACATATGAATAAATAGCTTCCAATAAAACTAATTCAGCagaatatttaaaattgaattCATCAACTATCCGACAGGAATTTCTAATATCTTTATACTTCAGTATCTTTGATAGTAAAATAGCAGTCAATCTCATGAACACTAGAATATTCATCTTCTTTGTTTCCATTATTCTCAAGTAATCATCAAATCAGCCGAACTCATTTTCACAATCATAGATTCCATCTCCAAATTGATTCAAAGAGTCCATGTTGATGAGTCTGTTTATAACAGACTTCTAGCCCCAAGATTTGTCATGCAAAAGGGCGTCCATCATTTATCAGATACAACATCCATAACCCTAGTATCAAGTACCTACACGGTAGTAAACTAGACCAAACAACATTTCAGCTTAATGATGGTAACAAAATGATCTTAAGGTCAAACAATTTAAACTATGGAACCAGGAGGAAGAAATATAATCAGcgatctttgaaaggtctttcTTCCAGCAGAGAAATTTCCAGCAACTGCAAACcactcaaaataaacaaaaatagcaTTATTTAGTTTcaggaaagaaaaaaagtaatgtAACCAAAAATCTTAAGTGCGCAGTAAAGATTGCTTGAAAGTACCATCTAATAGAAGTAGCCACCCTGAGAATGCTCCCCACCACCATAAAGAGATGAATATGGGCCACCTCCATACTGCAAAAGAGCATAACATATGGAGCGGCTTATGCACAGATAATCCAAAATGGAACGAAACCTTCAGAAAAATTTAGAACTTACATCAGAACCATAATAGTCACTTGCATACGAGCCAGCCATTCCCACAGTATCTAGGATGAAGTAAATTCAAAGCACAGATAAGTACAAAATCAAAGCTAAAATTGAAAAGACAAACCAAAATTGTTCTAAAGGGGGATTCATTGAGTCATACCACTATAGCGAGATCCACCAGAGAGAGGATCTGGGCGATCATAGCGAGGGCGTGGCCGACTGCCAGGATTTAAGTAACCAGGATCATGTTCCTAAAGATAAGGTATATCTTAGGTacacaaatttaaaacaaaactgCGAGACATACAATGTGATTAGGAAAATTAAATTGTTTCCCCACCATCATAGAAAATGGTCGTTTAATACCATGCCCACCATCAGCAAAATAGTAAGGATCTTCATTGAAGTGCCTAGCACTAAAAGGTCTGTCAAATTCTCCTGGCATCAATGGTGGCCTTCTCACTGGGAAACCTCTCCCACGccctccatcaaaaacattatgGTCCATTGGAGCAGAACCCCTTCTACCTCCTGCTAGgatcaaacaatgaaatttaAGACACCTGTAGAATGATATCAGGAAGAACTGTCCTTTACCTAATGAGCAAATAACCCACGACTTACCTCGGAAGCCAAAAGGCCTCCTGCTATGAAATTCAGTGTGTGGTACTTCTAAGCTGTTATCAGCAGTAAAAGAAAATCTTCCACCTCTACCACGCCCACGCAGATGAAAGCCCCTTCCACCACGAAAACCAGCCCTATGTTGAAAATGCCCTCCCCTTCCAAACCCTCCTCTTCCAAACCCTCCTCTGCCTGCCCAAACaaaacaaggagaaaaaaatataggtgGAATATAAGACACACTACAGCAACTAGCACATaacaaattttatcaaaagaatCGATACCAAAGCCAAAGTGAGCAATTCTATATCCACCACTCATTCCACCTTTCACTGCCTGGGTTTTTGGGAATGGATTTGCAAGCCTAGCTCTTGCTTTCATCTGAACAAATTTGTTAATCTGTTATGCTTAATCCAGAGAAAAGAACAACCTCAAATACAAGCATGCCAAACATTTAATATCTACACAGTTTATGATCATCATAGCTCAcaaatcaaatgataaaaagGAGAGGATCCCACAGATCACTGAATAAGCATCTTAAACTAGAAATTGATGGCCTGACCtttattgtattgatttttcaATAATGTTAGAATAGACACAGAAAGGGCTTGGGGAAAAATCATCAGTTCATAAGCAAATAATGATATCAGAAGCaggtcaaaaaaaaataaaaaatgtatgaATCTCCAAACCTCATCTCATTGATATCCTGATAGTTAACTTGTGAATAAGCCTAAATCAAATGTGATAAGAGACACATGAAAATAGATGATCATATATCCTATCATCCCTAGAAAAATTTATGcacaaacaacaaaagaaattattttgtaaattaacATGAGTTAGTTGTGGCCAGGCTAAGACACTTGGGAAATCTATCATGGCAATCCATCCTTCCACTCTCACTTACTGATGATAACATCCCAAAAATTGGAGAAGACTTAAAATGTGTAACAAGTTTCTGTATTGAGGAAGGAGTCctaaaa is a window from the Dioscorea cayenensis subsp. rotundata cultivar TDr96_F1 chromosome 2, TDr96_F1_v2_PseudoChromosome.rev07_lg8_w22 25.fasta, whole genome shotgun sequence genome containing:
- the LOC120276769 gene encoding E3 ubiquitin-protein ligase RMA1H1-like produces the protein MNQASAGGCFDCNICLDFAVDPVVTLCGHLYCWPCIYKWLQVQAEEVEQQCPVCKATLSENTLVPLYGRGHYTTDGKQSNSQVPQRRPAVKYDNSDIQHLVHHHQHQRRQYLESHIDTYNGNLHSGSAENRVMSSRDVLGGIASAVVPWAFRGQAPGMYNFSMNHQTGNVEDLRLRQHEMESEKSLYQIWIFLSCCALLCLILF